A genomic segment from Paucidesulfovibrio longus DSM 6739 encodes:
- a CDS encoding ferredoxin-thioredoxin reductase catalytic domain-containing protein: MDARQLYEALKKIQEPKGYYFNEDMSMTMPLMESLLANKQRYGYMACPCRLANGEFEDDKDIVCPCVYREPDVEEFGACFCGLYVSKDWNEGKIERKVVPERRPPEKIKW, encoded by the coding sequence ATGGACGCCAGGCAACTTTACGAAGCCCTGAAAAAGATTCAGGAACCCAAGGGCTATTACTTCAACGAAGACATGAGCATGACCATGCCGCTCATGGAGAGCCTGTTGGCCAACAAGCAGCGGTACGGCTACATGGCCTGCCCCTGCCGACTGGCCAACGGCGAGTTCGAGGACGACAAGGACATCGTCTGTCCCTGCGTCTACCGCGAGCCGGACGTGGAGGAATTCGGAGCCTGCTTCTGCGGCCTGTACGTCTCCAAGGACTGGAACGAAGGAAAGATCGAACGGAAGGTCGTGCCCGAACGCAGGCCGCCCGAAAAGATCAAGTGGTAG
- the surE gene encoding 5'/3'-nucleotidase SurE, with protein sequence MRILLTNDDGIQAHGLRALYAALVEAGHEVRVVAPVAEQSAVGHAITFHTPLRVHEFREDGFSGLGVHGTPADCVKLGLTTLVREPVDLVLSGINKGANVGVDIVYSGTVSAATEAALMSLPAMAVSMDDFKVRDLREQARFAVGLLPEVPWSEIPAKTLLNLNFPACPFAEHKGLRLCLHTRAAYNDWYVERTDPRGNPYYWLEGEIPQDSISPDRDRALLSEGYVTLTPLHFDFNDRDTLALLGERMHGRSGR encoded by the coding sequence ATGCGGATTTTGCTGACCAACGACGACGGCATTCAGGCTCACGGGCTGCGCGCCCTGTATGCGGCTCTTGTCGAGGCGGGCCACGAGGTTCGGGTGGTGGCTCCCGTGGCGGAGCAATCCGCGGTGGGCCACGCCATCACCTTCCACACCCCGCTGCGGGTGCACGAATTTCGCGAGGACGGCTTTTCAGGGCTGGGCGTGCACGGCACCCCGGCGGACTGCGTCAAGCTGGGCCTGACCACCCTGGTCCGGGAGCCGGTGGACCTCGTGCTTTCCGGCATCAACAAGGGGGCCAACGTAGGCGTGGACATCGTCTACTCCGGAACGGTCTCGGCCGCAACCGAGGCGGCGCTGATGTCGTTGCCCGCCATGGCAGTGTCCATGGACGATTTCAAGGTCAGGGATTTGCGCGAGCAGGCCCGCTTCGCCGTGGGACTGCTTCCGGAAGTCCCCTGGAGCGAGATTCCCGCCAAGACGCTCCTGAACCTGAACTTCCCGGCTTGCCCCTTTGCCGAGCACAAGGGCCTGCGCCTTTGCCTGCACACCCGCGCCGCCTACAACGACTGGTACGTGGAGCGCACGGACCCTCGCGGCAATCCCTACTACTGGCTGGAGGGGGAGATTCCGCAGGATTCCATCAGCCCGGACAGAGACCGCGCGCTGCTCAGCGAGGGGTATGTGACCCTGACGCCGCTGCATTTCGATTTCAACGACAGGGACACCCTGGCTTTGCTCGGCGAGCGCATGCACGGACGCTCAGGGCGTTGA
- a CDS encoding 3'-5' exoribonuclease YhaM family protein: MEKNIYVRDLCPGDTIRDVFLLAEAQRAQARNGPYWRLVLQDSSGRVDAMIWSPLSEHYDRLEPGMFAEVGGQVGSFKDKLQVKVEALALLNGESPDLGDFLPRSQTPPDELLEALEDLVLEHITHKPLKAFVRRVLKDDEIRPRLLNGMGAKVVHHAYVGGLLEHTLGVARLCMSSCDLYPRLDRQILLAGAIFHDLGKAWEMTGGPENGYTDAGQLLGHIELGLEILGPFFAKARDLEPELILHLKHLILSHHGEHEYGAPVRPKSAEAFVLHLADMMDSKLNIISGAVDQLEQTEGPAWTPYQRFLERAVFLPVPTPDTNNQRKSDSPENQCFLPLKG; this comes from the coding sequence ATGGAAAAGAACATATATGTCCGCGACCTTTGCCCCGGAGACACGATCCGGGACGTTTTTCTTCTGGCCGAGGCGCAGCGCGCCCAGGCACGCAACGGGCCTTACTGGCGACTGGTTCTTCAGGATTCGAGCGGCCGCGTGGACGCCATGATCTGGAGTCCCTTGAGCGAACACTACGATCGCCTTGAGCCCGGCATGTTCGCCGAGGTCGGGGGGCAGGTCGGCAGCTTCAAGGACAAGCTCCAGGTCAAGGTGGAGGCCCTGGCCCTGCTCAACGGAGAATCACCGGACCTGGGCGACTTCCTGCCGCGCAGCCAGACCCCGCCGGACGAACTGCTGGAGGCGCTTGAAGACCTCGTGCTCGAGCACATCACGCACAAGCCGCTCAAGGCCTTTGTGCGCCGAGTGCTCAAGGACGACGAAATCCGCCCCAGGCTGCTGAACGGCATGGGCGCCAAAGTGGTCCACCACGCCTACGTGGGCGGCCTTCTGGAGCATACCCTGGGCGTGGCCCGGCTGTGCATGTCCTCCTGCGACCTCTATCCCCGGCTCGACCGGCAGATACTGCTCGCAGGGGCCATTTTCCACGATCTCGGCAAGGCCTGGGAAATGACGGGCGGACCGGAAAACGGCTATACCGATGCGGGACAGCTCCTGGGACACATCGAACTCGGCCTGGAAATCCTGGGCCCGTTCTTCGCCAAGGCCCGCGACCTGGAGCCGGAACTGATCCTGCACCTCAAGCATCTCATTCTCAGCCACCACGGCGAGCACGAGTACGGCGCTCCGGTCCGGCCCAAAAGCGCCGAAGCCTTCGTCCTGCACCTCGCGGACATGATGGACTCGAAACTGAACATCATCAGCGGGGCCGTGGACCAGCTCGAACAGACCGAAGGCCCGGCCTGGACCCCGTACCAGCGTTTCCTCGAACGCGCCGTGTTCCTCCCCGTGCCCACGCCGGACACCAACAACCAGCGCAAGAGCGACAGCCCGGAGAACCAATGTTTCTTACCTTTGAAGGGATAG
- a CDS encoding transporter substrate-binding domain-containing protein, with protein MTLWQTTRMGLTALIVILGLASAVWAGDARQELAKTSTLEQVMQRGVLKVGFSTFVPWAMKDKNGDFVGFEIDVARRLADDMGVKVQFVPTKWDGIIPALLSGKFDIIIGGMGITPSRNLKVNFSSPYEFTGMSVVASRQAAPGKSSLADFNSPDVTVAVRLGTTAEKAAKNFLPKAQLRQFSDEAASIQELLNGKAQCLVASNPLPRNLAAKYPDQLYLPMQEDFTREPIGFAVRKGDPDFLNYLNNWIRVANAEGWLDARFTYWFNGEEWKSLVE; from the coding sequence ATGACACTGTGGCAGACCACCCGAATGGGCCTTACGGCCCTGATCGTCATTCTGGGACTCGCCAGCGCCGTGTGGGCCGGAGATGCCCGGCAGGAACTGGCAAAGACCAGCACCCTTGAGCAGGTCATGCAGCGCGGCGTGCTCAAGGTCGGCTTCTCCACCTTCGTGCCCTGGGCCATGAAGGATAAAAACGGCGATTTCGTCGGCTTCGAAATCGACGTGGCCCGCCGCCTCGCGGACGACATGGGCGTCAAGGTCCAGTTCGTGCCCACCAAGTGGGACGGCATCATCCCCGCCCTGCTTTCCGGCAAGTTCGACATCATCATCGGCGGCATGGGCATCACTCCCAGCCGCAATCTGAAGGTCAATTTTTCCAGCCCGTATGAATTCACGGGCATGTCCGTCGTGGCCAGCCGACAGGCGGCCCCCGGCAAGAGCTCCCTGGCCGACTTCAACTCGCCCGACGTGACGGTGGCCGTCCGCCTGGGCACCACGGCGGAAAAGGCGGCCAAGAACTTCCTGCCCAAGGCCCAGCTCCGCCAGTTCAGCGACGAGGCGGCCTCCATCCAGGAACTCCTCAACGGCAAGGCCCAGTGCCTGGTGGCTTCCAATCCCCTGCCCCGCAACCTGGCCGCCAAGTATCCGGACCAGCTCTACCTGCCCATGCAGGAGGACTTCACCCGCGAGCCCATCGGCTTCGCCGTCCGCAAGGGCGATCCCGACTTCCTCAACTATCTGAACAACTGGATTCGCGTCGCCAACGCCGAAGGCTGGCTCGACGCCCGCTTCACCTACTGGTTCAACGGGGAAGAGTGGAAGTCCCTGGTGGAATAG
- a CDS encoding MBL fold metallo-hydrolase, translating to MRTRLTFLCDNEAAPGLGSEWGLSVAVKTIDGSLWLWDTGQSDLFLRNAQALGVDPALATGLALSHGHYDHTGGLRALLAAGFKGRILAHPEAGRPRYNHGKSVRDIGPPAPLPDFEAVADTRELSPGLRMFTNIPRRPDLFQAVRGFSYDPEGKLPDPVPDDAFLLLETRSGPVLLLGCCHSGLENSLLHLRDMLGLDRLHAVVGGLHLFNADSAEWERVAATLEDFGVRRLAVGHCTGSKAADYLEERLDCEVLRTRAGLRIEFD from the coding sequence ATGCGCACGCGGTTGACCTTTCTTTGCGACAACGAGGCCGCGCCGGGCCTGGGCTCCGAATGGGGCCTGAGCGTCGCGGTGAAAACGATAGACGGATCGCTCTGGCTCTGGGACACGGGCCAGAGCGATCTTTTTCTGCGCAATGCGCAAGCTCTCGGAGTGGACCCGGCCCTGGCGACGGGACTCGCCCTTTCCCACGGCCATTACGACCACACGGGAGGGCTTCGCGCACTGCTTGCCGCCGGATTCAAGGGCCGCATCCTGGCCCATCCCGAAGCGGGAAGACCGCGCTACAACCACGGCAAGTCCGTCAGGGACATCGGCCCGCCCGCGCCCCTGCCCGACTTCGAAGCCGTGGCCGACACGCGTGAGCTTTCGCCCGGGCTGCGCATGTTCACGAACATTCCGCGAAGGCCGGACCTCTTTCAGGCGGTACGGGGGTTCAGCTACGACCCGGAAGGAAAACTGCCGGACCCGGTGCCGGACGATGCGTTCCTGCTTTTGGAAACGCGTTCCGGTCCGGTGCTGCTGCTGGGCTGCTGCCATTCCGGGCTGGAAAACAGCCTTCTGCACCTGCGGGACATGCTCGGGCTGGACAGGCTGCACGCCGTTGTAGGCGGACTGCATCTCTTCAACGCGGACTCGGCGGAGTGGGAGCGTGTCGCTGCAACGCTTGAGGATTTCGGAGTGCGGCGGCTGGCCGTGGGCCATTGCACCGGGAGCAAGGCCGCCGACTACCTCGAAGAAAGGCTTGATTGCGAAGTGCTGCGCACCCGTGCGGGATTGCGAATCGAATTCGACTGA
- the tmk gene encoding dTMP kinase has translation MFLTFEGIEGTGKSTQIRMLVNYLEQRGKEHLVTLEPGGSRIGRELRRMLLHLESRDITPETELFLYLADRAQHVAQVIRPALARGKVVISDRFADSTVVYQGYGRGLEPRLLHQLNEVAVAGCWPHATILLDIEPESGLNRAMARNLREGKAVEEGRFEAESLEFHRRVREGYLTWASLHQQRIHVVDAAPGPDEVFESIRTIVDRLLARP, from the coding sequence ATGTTTCTTACCTTTGAAGGGATAGAAGGCACCGGCAAGTCCACCCAGATCCGCATGCTCGTCAACTACCTGGAGCAACGCGGCAAGGAACACCTCGTGACGCTGGAACCGGGCGGCAGCCGCATCGGGCGGGAGCTGCGGCGCATGCTCCTGCACCTGGAGAGCCGGGACATCACCCCGGAGACGGAACTGTTCCTCTACCTGGCGGACAGGGCCCAACACGTGGCCCAGGTCATCCGCCCGGCCCTGGCGCGCGGCAAGGTGGTCATCTCGGACCGCTTCGCGGACTCCACCGTGGTCTACCAGGGCTACGGTCGCGGCCTGGAACCCCGGCTCCTGCACCAGCTCAACGAGGTGGCCGTGGCCGGTTGCTGGCCCCACGCCACCATTCTCCTGGACATCGAACCGGAAAGCGGCCTGAACCGCGCCATGGCCCGCAACCTGCGCGAGGGCAAGGCCGTGGAAGAAGGCCGGTTCGAGGCGGAAAGCCTGGAATTTCACCGCCGCGTGCGCGAAGGATATCTGACATGGGCCTCGCTGCACCAGCAGCGCATCCACGTGGTGGACGCGGCTCCGGGACCGGACGAAGTCTTCGAATCCATCCGAACTATAGTGGACCGCCTCCTGGCCCGCCCCTAG
- a CDS encoding phage regulatory CII family protein has protein sequence MYPKDVTKVVQDTVLGGEMQAKEIAERLGKPYSTLLRELNPFDMRAKLGVETLMEIMRVTRDPRPLAFIAKQLGYRLVPESSSAERAVKIFRPGASV, from the coding sequence ATGTATCCCAAGGATGTGACCAAGGTCGTGCAGGACACGGTGCTGGGCGGCGAAATGCAAGCCAAGGAAATCGCCGAGCGTCTCGGCAAACCTTATTCCACGCTGCTCAGGGAGCTCAATCCCTTTGACATGCGCGCCAAGCTGGGGGTCGAGACCCTCATGGAGATCATGCGCGTGACCAGGGATCCGAGGCCGTTGGCCTTCATCGCCAAGCAATTGGGATATCGGCTCGTTCCCGAAAGCTCCTCTGCGGAGAGGGCGGTCAAGATCTTCCGGCCGGGTGCCAGCGTTTGA
- a CDS encoding amino acid ABC transporter permease gives MNNATSRLMQRGKRAALVDLGKFLVLVALLAWFVARGTEQLGYNWQWYRIPRFLYYFENGSLHAGLLLQGLEVTLRITGAAFVLAFVFGLVTAMFRLSSSFMANVLARFYLETIRNTPLLIQLFFAYFVVGPILGMSGFWASVLALSLFEGAYASEIFRAGIASIDDGQWEAAESLGGGTWFTYREVILPQAVPRIVPPLASQAVSLVKDSALVSTVAVYDLTMQGQSIVSDTFLTFEVWFTVAAIYLVLTLGLSGLISLIDKRLKGDWNHSV, from the coding sequence ATGAACAACGCCACCTCCAGATTGATGCAGCGCGGCAAGCGAGCCGCCCTCGTCGACCTGGGCAAGTTTCTTGTCCTCGTCGCGCTGCTGGCTTGGTTCGTGGCGCGCGGAACCGAACAGCTCGGCTACAACTGGCAATGGTACCGTATTCCCCGCTTCCTGTATTATTTCGAAAACGGCTCGCTCCATGCGGGCCTGCTGCTCCAGGGGCTGGAAGTCACGCTGCGCATCACCGGGGCCGCCTTTGTCCTCGCCTTCGTCTTCGGGCTGGTCACGGCCATGTTCCGGCTCTCCTCCTCGTTCATGGCCAATGTCCTGGCCCGCTTCTACCTGGAGACCATCCGCAACACCCCCCTGTTGATCCAGCTCTTCTTCGCCTATTTCGTCGTCGGCCCCATCCTCGGCATGAGCGGCTTCTGGGCCTCGGTCCTGGCGCTTTCGCTGTTCGAGGGAGCCTACGCCTCGGAGATCTTCCGGGCGGGCATCGCCTCCATCGACGACGGGCAATGGGAAGCGGCCGAAAGCCTCGGCGGCGGCACCTGGTTCACCTACCGGGAAGTCATCCTGCCCCAGGCCGTGCCGCGCATCGTCCCCCCCCTGGCGAGCCAGGCCGTGTCGCTGGTCAAGGACTCCGCCCTGGTCAGCACCGTCGCCGTCTACGACCTGACCATGCAGGGCCAGTCCATCGTCTCGGACACCTTTCTCACTTTCGAGGTCTGGTTCACCGTCGCGGCCATCTACCTCGTCCTGACCCTCGGATTGAGCGGCCTGATCTCCCTCATCGACAAACGCCTCAAAGGCGATTGGAACCATTCCGTCTGA
- a CDS encoding glutaredoxin family protein, with amino-acid sequence MPNKIEFYGLSTCIHCKKALQYLEECNVACDPVFVDKLEGEERKETIAKVKEHNPSVSFPTLVINGKVVVGFNKDKIDDALEK; translated from the coding sequence ATGCCGAACAAAATCGAATTCTACGGCCTCTCCACTTGCATCCACTGCAAGAAGGCCCTGCAATACCTGGAAGAATGCAATGTTGCCTGTGACCCCGTGTTCGTGGACAAGCTCGAAGGCGAGGAACGCAAGGAAACCATCGCCAAGGTCAAGGAACACAATCCTTCCGTGTCCTTCCCCACCCTGGTCATCAACGGCAAGGTCGTGGTGGGCTTCAACAAGGACAAGATCGACGACGCTCTCGAAAAATAG
- the gap gene encoding type I glyceraldehyde-3-phosphate dehydrogenase: MAVKVGLNGFGRIGRYLTRLMAEETGLELVAVNARASNEQLAHLLKYDSVHGRFMDVEPTEAGFKVKGREIKVTRNAPGEWAWGDLGCDLVVESTGKFTDRESCEKHLACGAKKVVISAPGKNADQTIVMGVNDADLKAEHKIVSNASCTTNCLAPVAKVINDTFGIRHGQMTTVHSYTMSQRILDGSHKDIRRARACAVNMVPTSTGAAKAVGLVIPELNGKLGGLSVRVPTPNVSLVDLVVELERPTTVEEVNAVLKAAANEHMGYTEEALVSMDFMGSTYGGVVDAPLTAVFGGTQLKLIVWYDNEAGFTNQLLRLMRKVGGMI; the protein is encoded by the coding sequence ATGGCTGTTAAGGTTGGATTGAACGGCTTTGGCCGCATCGGGCGCTACCTGACCCGCCTTATGGCTGAGGAGACCGGCCTGGAACTGGTGGCCGTCAACGCCCGCGCGAGCAACGAGCAGCTCGCCCATCTTCTCAAATATGATTCCGTGCACGGCCGCTTCATGGACGTGGAGCCCACGGAGGCCGGTTTCAAGGTCAAGGGACGCGAGATCAAGGTCACCCGGAACGCTCCGGGCGAATGGGCCTGGGGCGACCTCGGCTGCGACCTCGTGGTGGAGAGCACCGGCAAGTTCACCGACCGCGAGAGCTGCGAGAAGCATCTCGCCTGCGGGGCCAAGAAGGTCGTCATTTCCGCACCCGGCAAGAACGCCGACCAGACCATCGTCATGGGCGTGAACGACGCGGACCTCAAGGCCGAGCACAAGATCGTCTCCAACGCTTCCTGCACGACCAACTGCCTGGCTCCGGTGGCCAAGGTCATCAACGACACCTTCGGCATCCGCCACGGCCAGATGACCACGGTCCATTCCTACACCATGAGCCAGCGCATTCTGGACGGCTCGCACAAGGACATCCGTCGCGCCCGCGCCTGCGCCGTGAACATGGTCCCCACCAGCACCGGCGCGGCCAAGGCCGTGGGCCTGGTCATCCCGGAGCTGAACGGCAAGCTTGGCGGCCTCTCCGTGCGCGTGCCCACGCCCAACGTCTCCCTGGTGGACCTCGTTGTCGAGCTGGAGCGGCCGACCACCGTCGAAGAGGTCAACGCCGTGCTCAAGGCCGCGGCCAACGAACACATGGGCTACACCGAGGAAGCCCTCGTCTCAATGGACTTCATGGGCTCCACCTACGGCGGCGTCGTGGACGCTCCGCTGACCGCCGTGTTCGGCGGCACGCAGCTCAAACTCATTGTCTGGTACGACAACGAGGCGGGCTTTACGAACCAGCTTCTGCGCCTGATGCGCAAGGTCGGGGGCATGATCTAA
- a CDS encoding amino acid ABC transporter permease — translation MRNRKLRVTPLDAAVLLLLTGAALAFGYRVAGDLNYRWDWSSMPHYLLRWDAKEQTWRAGLLLQGLFVTLRLSVLSGLLATLFGMVMGLFRTSRSPLRQMIGGAYVGLVRNTPPLVLVFVFYYFLGDQIMAALGVNDLVYTLPKHVQSALEFALGPVEQIPAFLSAVLTLALFEGAYITEIVRAGVESVEKGQWEASAALGFSRWGRLRHVILPQALVRMIPALAGQFISTIKDSAIVSIISIQELTFAGQELMAATYRTFEIWTLVLALYFAMTFPLSLGVRALEGRMNKFRNGL, via the coding sequence TTGCGCAATCGCAAACTCAGGGTGACGCCCCTGGATGCGGCGGTCCTGCTGCTGCTGACGGGGGCGGCCCTCGCTTTCGGCTATCGCGTGGCCGGAGACCTGAACTACCGCTGGGACTGGTCGTCCATGCCGCACTACCTGCTGCGCTGGGACGCCAAGGAGCAAACCTGGCGCGCGGGACTGCTGCTCCAGGGCCTGTTCGTGACCCTGCGCCTGAGCGTGCTTTCCGGACTGCTGGCGACGCTCTTCGGCATGGTCATGGGGCTGTTCCGGACCAGCCGCAGCCCGCTGCGGCAGATGATCGGCGGGGCCTACGTGGGACTCGTCCGCAACACCCCGCCCCTGGTCCTGGTCTTCGTCTTCTATTACTTCCTCGGCGACCAGATCATGGCGGCCCTGGGCGTGAACGACCTCGTCTACACCCTGCCGAAACACGTCCAGAGCGCACTCGAATTCGCGCTCGGCCCTGTGGAGCAGATTCCCGCGTTTCTCTCCGCCGTGCTGACGCTGGCGCTCTTCGAAGGTGCCTACATCACGGAAATCGTCCGGGCCGGAGTGGAATCCGTGGAAAAAGGGCAGTGGGAAGCCTCCGCCGCGCTGGGGTTCAGCCGCTGGGGAAGGCTGCGCCACGTGATCCTGCCCCAGGCCCTGGTGCGCATGATTCCGGCCCTGGCCGGGCAGTTCATCTCCACCATCAAGGACTCGGCCATCGTCTCCATCATTTCCATCCAGGAACTGACGTTCGCGGGCCAGGAACTCATGGCCGCCACCTACCGGACCTTCGAAATCTGGACCCTGGTGCTCGCCCTCTACTTCGCCATGACCTTCCCGCTTTCCCTGGGAGTGCGCGCCCTGGAAGGACGCATGAACAAATTCAGAAACGGGCTTTGA
- a CDS encoding DUF3536 domain-containing protein — MSGLLCIHGHFYQPPREDPWLQCILPEGTAAPAVNWNRRILDESYAPLAFARRLDDQGRIMEIVNCYEWMNFNVGPTLLSWLERRAPQVYARMLEADRRSLERWGHGNAMAQVYHHAILPLASNQDRRLEIAWALDDFEARFRRRAEGLWLSEAAVDTSTLEIMAEMGLRFTILAPHQAEAVAEPGGEWRAVNEGGVDVRRPYRVELPSGRDISVFFYNGPLSQAVAFEGLLADGERFWNRLSSQGAGGLLSLGTDGETYGHHFRFGEMALAYVLEQARNGREGWSLTNYSAYLAANPPAQRVRLREATSWSCAHGVERWRSDCGCTDGGHPGYNQRWRGPLRDGLNAIKSELDRHYYEAGAALFREPEKALLAYGLFLAHGVESQEFQRQQFNAGLSLEKVEICWNLLEMQRFGLAMFASCAWFFDDLARVEPRNALAFCLRAMECCRNAGGPDLEPLLLEHLRQARPNDERYVDGVDLYGREVRSRRQTPARLVALGLMQLRAKGELPEPGGEAVTQWIGAQVSVARSGRGREEPNAELAGTALVRFRHAGMVPGEARRCLWRWRDADMQDFFAGELAVDCGQGEETVRPRELHWKMRQETVLEALERMGRKDRALLESQTREARLFLEYRAHQNTPQLAPLWAARWPALVVALAWQGIGADIPDFVNYLREVGAHHPARTWLEQRFGREMFDRLSSGSMDKGELLEMLARCKKAGLQLDLWGVQNYVWEQGLHRVDAALAEAVSIRR, encoded by the coding sequence ATGAGCGGACTTCTTTGCATTCATGGTCATTTTTATCAGCCGCCCCGTGAAGACCCCTGGTTGCAGTGCATTTTACCGGAAGGAACCGCAGCGCCCGCCGTGAACTGGAACCGGCGCATACTCGACGAGTCCTACGCGCCGCTGGCCTTTGCGAGACGGCTGGACGATCAGGGCCGGATCATGGAAATCGTCAACTGTTACGAGTGGATGAATTTCAATGTCGGCCCCACGCTGCTCTCCTGGCTTGAACGCCGGGCTCCCCAGGTCTATGCGCGCATGCTGGAAGCGGACCGCCGTTCGCTGGAGCGTTGGGGCCACGGCAACGCCATGGCCCAGGTGTATCACCACGCCATTCTCCCTCTGGCTTCGAATCAGGACCGTCGATTGGAAATCGCCTGGGCTCTCGATGACTTCGAGGCGCGATTCCGCCGGAGGGCCGAAGGCCTGTGGCTGTCCGAAGCCGCCGTCGATACCTCCACTTTGGAAATCATGGCCGAGATGGGCCTGCGCTTCACGATTCTCGCTCCGCACCAGGCCGAGGCCGTTGCCGAGCCGGGAGGGGAGTGGCGCGCCGTGAACGAGGGCGGCGTGGACGTGCGGCGGCCGTACAGGGTCGAGCTTCCTTCTGGCCGGGATATTTCGGTTTTCTTCTACAACGGTCCGCTGTCGCAGGCCGTGGCCTTCGAAGGTCTGCTCGCGGACGGCGAGCGTTTCTGGAACCGCCTCTCCAGCCAGGGGGCGGGCGGGCTGCTCAGCCTGGGCACGGACGGCGAAACGTACGGCCATCATTTCCGCTTCGGGGAAATGGCCCTGGCCTATGTTCTGGAACAAGCCCGCAACGGGCGGGAGGGCTGGAGCCTGACCAACTATTCGGCCTATCTCGCGGCGAATCCTCCGGCGCAGCGCGTGCGCCTGCGCGAGGCCACCTCCTGGAGCTGCGCTCACGGCGTTGAGCGCTGGCGATCGGATTGCGGGTGCACGGACGGCGGCCACCCCGGCTACAACCAGCGCTGGCGGGGACCGTTGCGGGACGGCTTGAACGCGATCAAGTCCGAGCTGGACCGTCACTATTACGAGGCGGGCGCGGCACTGTTTCGAGAACCGGAAAAGGCCCTGCTGGCCTATGGCCTTTTTTTGGCTCACGGCGTGGAATCACAAGAGTTTCAGCGCCAGCAGTTCAATGCGGGACTTTCTCTGGAGAAAGTTGAAATATGCTGGAACTTGCTGGAAATGCAGCGGTTCGGCCTTGCCATGTTCGCGAGCTGCGCCTGGTTCTTCGACGATCTCGCACGCGTGGAGCCGCGCAATGCCCTGGCGTTTTGTTTGCGTGCGATGGAATGTTGCCGCAACGCCGGCGGGCCGGACCTTGAGCCGTTGTTGCTGGAACATTTGCGCCAGGCCAGACCCAACGACGAACGGTACGTGGATGGGGTGGATCTGTACGGACGCGAGGTGCGTTCCCGGCGTCAGACTCCTGCCCGGCTCGTGGCCTTGGGACTGATGCAGCTGCGGGCCAAGGGGGAGTTGCCGGAGCCGGGCGGCGAGGCCGTGACCCAATGGATCGGCGCGCAGGTGTCCGTGGCCCGATCCGGCAGGGGCAGGGAGGAGCCGAACGCGGAATTGGCCGGAACCGCGCTGGTGCGCTTCCGCCATGCAGGAATGGTTCCGGGCGAGGCCAGGCGTTGCCTTTGGCGATGGCGCGACGCAGACATGCAGGACTTCTTCGCGGGGGAATTGGCCGTGGACTGCGGTCAGGGCGAGGAAACCGTGCGGCCGCGCGAACTGCACTGGAAGATGCGCCAGGAAACCGTTCTCGAGGCCTTGGAGCGCATGGGCAGGAAGGATCGCGCCCTTTTGGAGAGCCAGACCCGGGAGGCGCGCCTCTTTTTGGAATATCGCGCGCACCAGAACACGCCGCAACTCGCGCCCTTGTGGGCGGCGCGCTGGCCCGCGCTCGTCGTTGCCCTGGCCTGGCAGGGGATCGGCGCGGATATCCCCGACTTCGTGAACTATCTGAGAGAGGTGGGAGCGCATCATCCCGCGCGGACCTGGCTGGAGCAGCGCTTCGGACGGGAAATGTTCGACCGGCTGTCCAGCGGGAGCATGGACAAGGGAGAATTGCTGGAGATGCTTGCCCGCTGCAAAAAGGCGGGGCTTCAGCTCGACCTTTGGGGCGTGCAGAACTACGTCTGGGAGCAGGGGCTGCACCGGGTCGATGCGGCTCTGGCCGAGGCCGTGAGCATTCGGCGTTGA